The genomic DNA ATCAGAAGCATCAGCGGCAACCTTAGCAAATGCGCTGCCGTAGCCTTCCGCAGACACCACCTGAGCACCTACACCTGCCTTTTCTAACTGAGCTTTAATGAAATCTGCTCTCTGCTGAGAGATTTTTTTATTGACTTCCTCATTACCAGTTTTGTCGGTGTAGCCTCCTATTTTTACTTTAGCTTCTGGATAAGCTTTAAGGATTTTAGCTAAATTTTCAATCTGCTCGGCACCAGATTCTAATTGACTGCTTGAACCTACTTTAAAATTAACATGGTCAAAATCATACCATACAGATTTTAAAGCCTCTTCTGATTCCGAAGCATATTTCCCTGATTTTAAGAAAGATACCATTCTTTCTTCCAAACCATTTTTATAACCTTTAAGCACCACACCATTTAAATCTACACTCACCTCATTTTGGTGGGCAGTGGTATGAGAAGCGGCTTCTTCCGAATGTGCGCCTCCCTGATGATCATCAGAATAGCGCTCTACGCCTTCTTCTAATTTAAGAATGTTTTTATTACCTCCTGGCTGAATTTTCTTACAAGATACCATAAAAGACATGGCGGCTACTGCAAAAATATATTTTTTCATTACTCTAAATTTGACCCCAAAATTACTAAATCTCTTTTTAATAGCCTAAAAATAAACTATTTTTTTTGAATGCCCTCCAAAATAATTTTCCCATTGAGGGTTTGGGTGAAGATTAAATACCTATCGCCGCCGTCTTTGAGTTGGTATTTTTTCTTAATCTCCGCTGGCGATAATGGATGATTTTTGGAAATGATATTATAAGTTGATTTCTTCTTGATCTGTTTAGCTTCCAATATTTTAACTTCCAAAATACGCCCAGGAAAATGGTCTATCAAGACTTCTGATGTAAAAAAATGGGTGTTAGGGTGCAACTTTTCTAATTGATATTGCGCGGCTAACTTGGCATAAGCCCCTGATTTTAAAATAGCGTTATTGGGAATATACAAATAGCGGCGAGGTGCTGCGTAGTTGATTGCCCCTGATGGCTCATCATTGATCGTAAAATGAAATACGGGTTCTGAGGTCTCTAAATTCACACAACGCCCTTCAATATTCGGTTTTGAGGTTTCTAAATTTTGTAAAACCACGATTTCCTTCACTTCATTTTTAACCGCAATAATGTCTATGCGCGCTATATTTTTAAGCACCGTGCAGAGGTATTTTAAATCAATCAAAGGCGAGAGTTTCATCAGCACTTTTGGCGATTTCTCTAACAATTTCTCTTGAATTTCTAAAACATTCGGTGATAAATCTTCCAATAGAAAAACCTTCTTTTTATGGGCATCTCGGCGCGCTGGGTCCAAATAAATCAAATCAAAATGTTGTGGTGCATCGTTGAGAAATTGCATTAAATCCTGATCGATAAAGTTGGCTTTTCGCCCCAATTGTTGCCAATTATGCGCCACAAGGTCTAAAAGTTGGCGGTTCTGTTCTACTAAAGTCACCGTTTCAAAATGTTGAGATAGAAAAAAAGCATCAATGCCAAAACCGCAAGTTAAATCCAAAAAAGCCCGCCCTGACAGCCCTTGGCTCTTATATTCCGCAGTGGCTTGAGATGAAGTTTGTTCTAAATTGAGCTTTGGTGGAAAGAGGATATACTCTTGATTGAAAGCTGGAAATTTCTTTTGAGCCGTTTTCCGTCCTTGGATTTGGATTGCCAAGTCTTGATTGCTAACCTCTTCAAATATCGGTTTTTTAAACAGTAAATCTGGCAATTGCACATCTAAATTCTCGCTGATAAATTTTTGAACTTTTGGCAATAATAAAGACTCTTTCATTATTTATCCTCAAAAATTAAAATAACCACTGCACCACATAAGGTGCCATAATAGCCGTGAACACACCATTGAGAATCAAGCCCACGCTGGCAAAGCCTGCATACCTTTCGCCCAACGTCATAGACATCATAATGCCCATACCGTGAGACGAAGCACCCAGCGAAATCCCTTGTGCCATAGGGCTTTTCACGCGAGTCCACTTCAATACTTGAAAGCCGATAACGCTCCCTACTAACCCTGTGATAATCACCGCAGAAACCGTTAATGGCACCAAGCCGCCCAAAGTTTTAGAAACTTCAATAGCGATGGGCGTTGTCACCGATTTAGGCGCTAATGAAAGGATGATTTCGCGGTCTGCACCCAATAATTTTGCGATGCCACAAACGCTAATAATCCCCACCAAACTTCCAAAAAAATGAGAAACCAACACTGGAATCCATTGTTTTTTAATTTTTTCTAATTGTAAGTACAACGGTACTCCAAGCGCCACCACAGAGGGTTTAAGAAAAAAATCTATATACTTGCCTGCCTCTTCATATTGGGCGAAAGTGATATTAAAAATGCTAAGGTAACCTATCATCACCAAGGCTGCCATTAGAATAGGATTAAGCCAAGGCGTAGGCCATTTATTTTGAAGCAAAATAGCGCTATAATAGAATAAAAAAGTAAGCCCTAAAAGCCAATACGGATTTTGTAAAAAAACCTGCATTATTTCATCTTTTTTCTAATATATTGATAAACTCTCCCTGTTACCCAAATAACCAAGGCGGTACTGATCACAATAGACACCATAATAGCGACGATATTCTGCCCGATGACATCAAAATACAGCATAATAGCGACACAAGATGGTATAAAAAACAAACCTAAATTATTGAGCAAAAAATCGGATAATGCCTTAACCCACTCCACTTTAACCCAACGAAAATGCAAGGCAATGGTCAGCAAAAACATCCCGATAAGGCTGGAAGGAAACTTTGTTTCTGTAAGAAAAACCACCAGCTCCCCCAACGCTAAAAATCCAAAAATAATCAGACAAGCCCTTATCAATGCCATCCTACTTGATTTCTTTTAATAATTCTTCCACCGCACTTTTCAGCTGGTTATCCTCGCCTTTGGTCACACTTTTGGTATCCAAAATCACCTTAACATCAGGCTCCAATTGGAAGTTTTCTAAATAAGTACCATCGGCTTTTTCATAGCCCACCACAGGAATTCCAAACACCAGCGAAGGGTCTTGCAGCGTTTGCCAATTCACAGAAGTCATAGTACCTGGCACGGGCGCACCCACCAATTTTCCAATGTTCATATGCTGGTAAACCCAAGGCGTACCGTGGGCATTGGAATAATCCGCTTCGTTGATGAGCATTACCGATGGTTTATTCCAACGGCGGCTCGGCATATCGGCATATTTTCTACCGCGAATCATTTGCGTTAAATATTTTTTACCGCTGAAGAAGGTTTCTATATCTTCGTGCAAGCGCCCACCGCCATTATAGCGAATGTCTATCACGATGCCTTCTTTATTATTGTATTTCCCTAAAACTTCGGAATAAGTTTCTCTAAAGCTGCCATCGCCCATAGAGCGGATGTGCACATAACCTAACTTCCCTTTTGACCAGCGTTCCACATCGGCGGCGCGCTGTTTTACCCACCTTTGATAAAGCAACTCGTTCCACTGTGAGGCATTGATGCCCTTCGCCTCTTCTTCCCAACGAAGATTTTCCTGCGGATCATATAATGAAACCAATATTTTCTTGCCCGCTTTCCCTTCCAACAGTTGTTGATAGTCTATCGCAGGCGTGATTGGCTCGCCATCTATTTTTTCTATTATAGTGCCTTTTTTGATCTTAGATTTAGAACGATCAAAAGGACCTCCAATCAACACCTCATCTATACGAAGTCCATTAGGCAGAGGCGATACGAGCGCTCCTAAGTATGCCGTTTGTACATAAGCACTGCCCTGAGCACGGTATCTGGCGCCTGTATGCGAAACATTTAACTCGCCCAAAAGCTCACTGAGCATCTCCGAAAAATCATAATTATTGTTGATGTAAGGCAAAAATTTTCTGTAATGCTCGGTCAGTTTTTCCCAATCTACGCCGTGCATATTTTGCACATAGAAACGCTCTTTTTCTTCGCGTTTTACCATATCAAACATAAACTCACGCTCTTTGGCTAAATCCAGCTTCATCGTTGCGGCATAGTTGATGTCTTTAATTGGGTTGATTTTTTTCATCTTCTGACCGCCCAATAGGAAAATTTGCTTTCCAGCTTTGTCGGTTTCAAAAAACATAAATTGTCCGTTGAGCTTAGACAAAAGTTTGGTAGAGCGCTCCCTTAAATCGTGCTCCCATAAATCGTAACCTTTTTCAAAAGCGGCTAAATAATAGATTTTTTTGCCCTCTTTATCCATAATGGCATCGCCTAAATTGGAAGAATTGGGCGTAATGCGCACCATACGCTCTTGGATATTTTCTAATTCTACAAGGATATTTTTTTGCTTTTTCTTCTCCTCGTTTTCTTTTTTAGAAGGCTCTTTTTCATCTTTTTTATCCTCTTCTTTTGGTTTTTCTTTGTTGGCTTGCTGGTAGAGTTCGTACTCCTCTTTGTTCATTTGATACTCATCAAAAGCTTCACGGTTGAGGAACACCATCATCTCATCGTTCATAGAGCCCCAAGAGGCGTGGTTCCGCATTCCATAGCGTTCTGAGCGCCAAATAATAGCAT from Riemerella columbina includes the following:
- a CDS encoding OmpA family protein, which produces MKKYIFAVAAMSFMVSCKKIQPGGNKNILKLEEGVERYSDDHQGGAHSEEAASHTTAHQNEVSVDLNGVVLKGYKNGLEERMVSFLKSGKYASESEEALKSVWYDFDHVNFKVGSSSQLESGAEQIENLAKILKAYPEAKVKIGGYTDKTGNEEVNKKISQQRADFIKAQLEKAGVGAQVVSAEGYGSAFAKVAADASDEERASDRKMAVRFTK
- a CDS encoding class I SAM-dependent methyltransferase; translated protein: MKESLLLPKVQKFISENLDVQLPDLLFKKPIFEEVSNQDLAIQIQGRKTAQKKFPAFNQEYILFPPKLNLEQTSSQATAEYKSQGLSGRAFLDLTCGFGIDAFFLSQHFETVTLVEQNRQLLDLVAHNWQQLGRKANFIDQDLMQFLNDAPQHFDLIYLDPARRDAHKKKVFLLEDLSPNVLEIQEKLLEKSPKVLMKLSPLIDLKYLCTVLKNIARIDIIAVKNEVKEIVVLQNLETSKPNIEGRCVNLETSEPVFHFTINDEPSGAINYAAPRRYLYIPNNAILKSGAYAKLAAQYQLEKLHPNTHFFTSEVLIDHFPGRILEVKILEAKQIKKKSTYNIISKNHPLSPAEIKKKYQLKDGGDRYLIFTQTLNGKIILEGIQKK
- a CDS encoding LrgB family protein, producing MQVFLQNPYWLLGLTFLFYYSAILLQNKWPTPWLNPILMAALVMIGYLSIFNITFAQYEEAGKYIDFFLKPSVVALGVPLYLQLEKIKKQWIPVLVSHFFGSLVGIISVCGIAKLLGADREIILSLAPKSVTTPIAIEVSKTLGGLVPLTVSAVIITGLVGSVIGFQVLKWTRVKSPMAQGISLGASSHGMGIMMSMTLGERYAGFASVGLILNGVFTAIMAPYVVQWLF
- a CDS encoding CidA/LrgA family protein translates to MALIRACLIIFGFLALGELVVFLTETKFPSSLIGMFLLTIALHFRWVKVEWVKALSDFLLNNLGLFFIPSCVAIMLYFDVIGQNIVAIMVSIVISTALVIWVTGRVYQYIRKKMK
- a CDS encoding S41 family peptidase, which translates into the protein MLKNILCTSVAVLAFSMAEAQSPLWLRHSNISPDGQFIAFSYQGDIYKVPTHGGTAIRLTTNPAYDSEPIWSPDGTKIAFVSDRDGGYKRLYLMSAQGGVAQALTHHSQSARALGFSPDGKSVLYTANIQNSAENAVFPRFGQVYQVSLEGGQPQRVADFPTNAISFASVNQMYYEDLKGGENEWRKHHTSSVTRDIWRYDFKNQTHTKIIDWKGEDRNPVLASDGKTLYFLSERSGSFNIYKANVQNPSEAQQLTFYKDYPVRFLSVAKNGVLSYSYGGELYTLKEGQQPQKLSVNIITDVASQEPVFKTFTSGATSATVSPDGKQIAMVIRGEVFVTSTDYTTTKQITQTAAAEQGVTFGKDGRTLVYASYRDGYWDLYKATIQRKEEANFPNATLITEEKLIKNDRSEKMHPQFSPDGKEIAFVQDRNHIAVYNLKTQQIRTITEDKYQVERNGNINYAWSPDSRWFVVEYVARERAPYSDIGIISAEGGQPIFNITDSGYFDTNPHWALGGNAIIWRSERYGMRNHASWGSMNDEMMVFLNREAFDEYQMNKEEYELYQQANKEKPKEEDKKDEKEPSKKENEEKKKQKNILVELENIQERMVRITPNSSNLGDAIMDKEGKKIYYLAAFEKGYDLWEHDLRERSTKLLSKLNGQFMFFETDKAGKQIFLLGGQKMKKINPIKDINYAATMKLDLAKEREFMFDMVKREEKERFYVQNMHGVDWEKLTEHYRKFLPYINNNYDFSEMLSELLGELNVSHTGARYRAQGSAYVQTAYLGALVSPLPNGLRIDEVLIGGPFDRSKSKIKKGTIIEKIDGEPITPAIDYQQLLEGKAGKKILVSLYDPQENLRWEEEAKGINASQWNELLYQRWVKQRAADVERWSKGKLGYVHIRSMGDGSFRETYSEVLGKYNNKEGIVIDIRYNGGGRLHEDIETFFSGKKYLTQMIRGRKYADMPSRRWNKPSVMLINEADYSNAHGTPWVYQHMNIGKLVGAPVPGTMTSVNWQTLQDPSLVFGIPVVGYEKADGTYLENFQLEPDVKVILDTKSVTKGEDNQLKSAVEELLKEIK